The following is a genomic window from Deltaproteobacteria bacterium.
AAACCGCAGGCTTCGCCCCTACGCCGCGTCCGCGCCTTGTAACTGGCGCTTGAACGAAGCGATATCGCGACGGCGAAACCGCCACTGCCGCCCGGCCTTGAACGCCGGCAGGATGCTCTTGCGCGCGAACTCGTTAACCGTGTCCGGGCTCATATCCAGAATCCGAGCAACCTCCTTGCTGTTCAGAATGCCGTCGTCCTTCTCCATGGCCATAACTTCCTTTTCCAGGCCAGCCGCAGTTCACGACTGTCCGGGCAGGCGTCGCGGCTGTAACACGGCGTGCTACTACAGTCAAGGCAACGAACCCAACCGCGTCTCTAGCCTCAATCTGGAATTGGCATCAACCCCAGCTTACTCCGGATTTTCCAGTGCCAACCTCAGCGCCGGATTTGGGGCCCCGGGGTCGGGTTGTCGCTGCCGGGCTATCGTGGTAAGCGGCCCTCGCCTTCGATGACCGCCTCCGTGCTCACTCCCCGACGACCGACGCTGGCTATTCTCTTCGTTACCGTGTTTGTCGACCTGCTCGGTTTCGGCATCGTCATCCCGCTGCTGCCGTACTACGCCCGCACCTTCCAGGCCTCGGGGTTGACGGCGGGGGCGGTGATCGCCTGCTATTCGGCGATGCAGTTCGTCTTCGCGCCACTGTGGGGACGGCTGTCCGATCGTATCGGCCGGCGCCCGGTGATGCTGATGAGCTTGGCGACCTCGACGCTGTCGTATGCGTTGTTTGCCGGGGCAACCGATCTGACGATGCTGTTCGCCTCGCGCGTGCTGGCGGGCGTGGGCGGGGCAAACGTCGCCGTGGCGCAGGCGTTCATCGCCGACGTCACCGGCGAGCACGAGCGGGCCAAAGGGATGGGGTTGATCGGTGCCGCCTTCGGTCTCGGCTTTGTTTTCGGGCCGGCGATTGGCGGGCTGCTGGCCGCCTATGGCCATTGGGCCCCGGGGGCGGCGGCGGCACTGATCTGCGGCCTGAACTTGCTGGCGGCGGTCTTCCGTTTGCCTGAATCACTGGCGGTGGCGCGGCGCCGGCGGGCCGGTTTCGTTCATCCGCTGCTGCAACTGCGCCGGGTGCGCGGCCGGCCGCAGCTGGGGGTACTGCTGGTGGCGTTCTGTGCCGCGATCTTCTCGTTCGCCACCATGGAGACCACCTTCTCGCTCTTGTGCGCCACCTCGCTGCATCTGACGGCGACGCAGATTTACTGGCTCTTCGGTTACATGGGGCTGACCATGAGCGTTGTGCAAGGCGGCATCATCGGCCGGCTGGCGCAGCACGTCAGCGAACGCGCGCTGGTGACGGGCGGGTGCGTGTTGCTGGCGCTCGGGCTACTGGCGACGCCGTTTGCGCGCCCACTGGTGCCGCTGTTGTTGGCCCTCGCCGCGCTGGCGATCGGCCAGGGCGTGGTCTCGCCGACGTTGTCAAGCCTGATTTCCAAGACCGCCGATGCGGCGGAGCACGGCGGGGTGTTGGGTCTGAGCCAAGCCACCGGCAGTCTGGCTCGCATACTGGGGCCGCTCTGGGGCGGACTCCTGTTCGACTGGGGCGGACCGCTGGGTCCCTATCTCACCACCGGCACGCTGATGCTGCTGGTTACGGGGCTGTCATTGCGGCTGACTCGGGCGCAGGCGGCGGCACTGACAGCGCCGAACCCGCTGGCCGCGCGCGCCTGTTAGGAGCTGGCCGCGCAAACTGGTGCAGTACGCCGGTTGGCAAGGAGGGTTAGATGCGTTGGGTCATCGCGCTGCACGTGATTGCAGTCATCATGTGGGTGGGGCCGCTGCTGCTGCTGACACAGATGCTGGCACTCCATGCCGGCGAGGAAGCGCCGGCGGTGCCGGCGCTACGGCGAGTGGAAGGCCGCCTGTTCAGTTCCATCGTCAACCCCTCGGCCGCGGTGGTATTGGTCACCGGCCTGCTGATTCTGCTGTCCGCACCCGGAGTCTACCTCAAGGCGCACTGGTTTCATCTTAAGCTCTCACTGGCCGTGATCCTGTTCGTGTTGCACCTGCGCATCTTTCGCCGCATGCTGGCACTGCACGCGCAGCCGGAGGCGGTGCCGGCGCGCTCGTTCCTCACGCTGCACCTGATTGCCGCCGCCGCGGTGGTGGCGGTTGTCATCCTGGTAATCGTGCAGCCGTTTTGAACCGGCGCAATCAGCGGGGGGCCGACCATGAGCATCCAACGCCTGACCCACATCGGTATCTGTGTCGCCGACATGGAGCGCTCGCTGCGCTTCTATCGCGACGCTCTCGGCTTCACCTACCTGTCGGAGATCCGCATCGGCGGCGAACCGACGGCGACACTGCTGCAGCTGCCGGAGGTCGACTTGCACGCCTGCTACCTCGAACGCGACGGCACCCGCATCGAGCTGTTGCACTACCTCTCGCCCGGGGCGGTGAGCGCCCCACGGCCGCGGCCGCTCAACCAGCTCGGCCTGACCCACGTATCACTGCGAGTCACAAATCTTAATGAGGTGGTGGACAAGCTGCGCGCCGCCGGAGCGGCGGTGATCGAACCCTCGCACATCGACTTCCCCGCCTTCGCGGCAGCGGCCATCTTCGTTACCGATCCCGACGGCACCTTGCTCGAACTGGTGCAAGCCCCGGGTGATCCAGCGCTGCCGCCGGGAGCCGGCTGAGGGCAGCGGCAGTCTAAGGCTCGCGCTCAGGTTGCAGCGTGATCTCGATACGCAAAGCCGCGGCAATGCTCTCGAGCTCGCGCCGCAACCCCGCGACGTCGGTGCCCGCGGGCACGTCCATGCTAATTTGCATGGTGTAGATGGGCGTGCCCGACCCCGGCTCGGGCCGCGACTGGGTGCGCATTTCGTTGATGTTGATCTGCCGCTCGGCCAGACAACGCGCCACCTTGGCGACGATCCCCGCCTTGTCGACACCGACGGCCTGCAGCTCATACCCGCTGGCGTGGTGGCGCGCCCCGAACGGCACCGGTGCCCCAGCCAGTGGGCGGAAGAACACTGTCAGCCGCTTCTCCCATTCCAGCCGCTTGCACGCTGCCGACAGCCGCTGCTCGACGCCCTCGCCTTCGCCCGTGAGTAACAACAGCACGGCAAACTCGCTGCCCAGCAGCGTCATGCTGGAGTCCTCGAGGTTGCAGTCGCACTCGTAGATCAGCGTGGCGAGGTCCGCCACAATCCCAGGCCGATCCGCCCCGATCGCCGACAACGCAAACCACTGCTTCATGCTGGCCTCCGCTGGCGGGCGATCCTAAGAGGTTCCTCCCCGGGGGTCAACGACGGAAGCGATCATCATTCGGCCATCGCCCGGATTGTCACCTGGCTCGCGGCGGTGTAAGCTACGCGCGGTTCCGAAGCCGGAGCCGAGCGAAAGGAGGTCAATTGGCGTTTCGCGATAGAGGCAGGTTCATTCCCCCCACCCCTGATGCACATCGCATCAATCGTTACATTCGAGCCCCGCAGGTGCGCTTGATCGGTGCGGACGGCAGCCAGGTCGGCATTGTCCCGCTGGACGATGCTTTGCGCCGGGCGCAAGAGGCCGAACTCGATTTGGTCGAGATTGCTCCGACGGCGCAGCCGCCGGTCTGCCGCATTCTCAACTACGGCAAGTTCAAGTACCAGCAGCACAAGAAGGAGTCGGAAGCCAAGCGCAAGCAGACCGTCACCACGGTCAAGGAGCTGCGCCTGGGTTACCGCACCGACACCGGCGACACCCAGCGCCAAATCGAGCGCGCGCGCGAGTTCATCGCCGACGGCGATCGGGTGAAGATCACGCTGCGCTTTCGCGGCCGCGAGATGGCGTATCAGGACCTCGGCCGGCAGAAACTGCTGGGGGTGTGCGAGGCGTTGAAGGATGTGGCATCGATCGAAGGCTCGCCCAAGATGGAAGGCCGCATGATGGGGGTGATCCTGGCGCCGGGCGTGAAGAAGAAGAGCGTCCCGAGACCGCCGAAGGAGGCCGCACCGAAGGCCGAGGTAAAAGAGGCCGTGGCGCCGACGCCGACTCCGCAACCGTAGCTGCCCGGCAGCTCACGGCACAACGCGGACGCGCCGGCCTTCGACGCGCAGGCGGCCGGCGGCCCACAGGGTGATCGCTTGTGGGTACAATTCGTTCTCCAGCGCATGCACCCGCGCCGCTAGCGTCGCCGGGGTGTCATCGTCGAGCACGGGTACGGCACCCTGAAGGATGATCGGCCCGTGATCGTATTGGTCGTCGGCGAAGTGGATCGTGCAGCCGCTCACTTTCACCCCCGACTCGATCACTGCCCGGTGGACTTTCTCACCATAGAAACCCTGACCGCAAAAGGCGGGGATGAGTGCCGGGTGGATATTGAGCACGCGCTCGGCGTAGCGGCCGCGCAGCTGAAACTGCGAGAGGAAGCCCGCCATCACGATCAAGTCGAAGTCGTAGCCGCTCAGCGCCTGGTGCAGCGCGTCGTTGAAGGCCTCGACGCTGGCGTAGTCCTTGCGCGCTACCGCGATCGCCGGCAAGCCGGCATTGCGGGCGCGCTCCAGTCCGAAAGCCTCGCGCCGCGAGCCGATAACTACCACGACCTCGGCGTCCAAGCGGCCGTCGCCGATACGATCGAGCAGGTTTTGCAGCGTACTGCCGCTGCCGGACAACAACACCGCCAGCCGAACGCGCGCCATCGGCTCACTCCCCGGCCAGGAACGCGGTGATATCGCGCACCACCTCGGCACGCCGCTCGGTCATGAAACCGTGGCCGGCGTTGCCGTAGACGATCAGGTCGGCATTGGCGATGCGTTGCGCCAGCCACAGCGAGTTGGGCGCCGGCACCATACGGTCCTCCCGGCCCACCAGCACCAGCGTCGGCTGCACGATCTCGCCGAGGCGGTCGGCCACGTCGAAGTGGATCGCCGCGTGGAAGTGATGCGCCAGGGCAAACGGCGGCGTCGGGTGCTCGACCTCGCGTATCAGCTTGCGGTCCAAGTACGCGACGTTGTCGGGGGTGAGGAAGGAGTGGTGAAAAGCAAACCCGCGCATGCGCTGGGTGTGGTCGACGGGCGCCAAGCCGTCGGTGTTGGCAATCGCCATCAACGTCTCCACGTCCGGCGGCGTCGCCTGGCCGCCGCCGGCGGTGGTGCAGCACAGGATCAAGCGGTCGACTAGCTGGCGGTGATCGAGGGCGAATTGCTGGGCAATCATGCCGCCCATCGAGGCGCCCAGGACGTGCGCCCGCGCAATGCCAAGGCCGGCGAGCAACGCCGCGGCGTCGTCGGCGAACAGCTTGATGGTGTAAGGATGATCCGGCTTGTCGCTACGTCCGGTGCCGCGGTTTTCGAACAGCACCAGGCGAAAACGCCGGCTGAGGGCCGCGATCAATTCCGGGTCCCACATCGCCAGGTTACCGGCCAGCCCCATCAGCAACACCAATGGCGGGCCGTCGCCGTGAAGTTCGTAGTAAAGGCTGATCCCGTTGGCGCGCAGCATCGGCATGGCGCGCAACCTAAGCAGTTCGGAGCCAGGAATCAATCCGCACGAGCCCCGACGACGCGCAACGCCGCAAGTTGACCCCTGCGAGAGCGAAGGCTAGCCTCGCGCCGCTCATGCCTCCGACGCTGCCGGCTGCTGCTGCCATCCGCGAATTGGCCCGCTTCGGTCTGATTTTCGCGGCGCTGCTGGCCCTGCATGCCGGCGCGCTGTCATTGCCCCACCACTGGGACGCGCTCAATCGTGTGCACAATGCCCACACCATTGCGGCGCACGGCTTCAGCCCGTTTCTGCCTGCGGGCATCACTTTCCTCGACGCGCAATGGCGGCCGCCGCTGCTGCTCGAGCTGCTTGCCCTTGCGGTTACGCTGAAACCCTACGATCTGATCGCCGCCCACGTGCTCTGGCTCGGCTTTGCCGCGCTCGCCGTCTACATGACTGATCGCCTCGGGCGCAGCTGGCATCCGCTGGTCGGCGCGGTGGCCGCGCTCTGGCTGGCAACTAACCCCCTGTTCTTCGCCCAGAGCGAAGTGGTGGTGTTGGAGGTTCCGATCACCGCCCTGACGGTTACCGCCGCCGTCTGCCTGCTCGAAGGCCGCCGCGGTCTCTATTTGGCGACAGCTGCGGCCGTGGTGCTGTTCAAAGAGTTCGCCCAGTTCGCCCTGCCGGGCTTGGTGTTGTTTGCGTGGTGGGCGGCCCCGGCGGGGAAGCGCTGGCGTGCCGCGGTTGTGGCCGCGGCGCCGTTTCTTGCCTTCGTGGCCTGGCTGGTGGCCTGCAAGCTGCACTACGGCTGGTTTCTCTCGCCCTACACTGTCACCGCCGTGGGCATCGAGCCGAGCGCGATCCCGTGGCGTGGGTTGCTGATAACTGCCGCACACTTCGGCCGGCTACTGTTGCAAGCCGGTTTCTGGGACGGCAATTGGGCCGCGACCCTGCTGGTTCTCGGGGCTTTGGTTGCGCCTCTGCCGGCGCCGGTGCAGCGCCGCTGGGCGTGGCCGGCAGCCGCTGCCGTGCTCGCCGTCTATGCCGTATATCCCTCGCTGCTCGCCGGCAGCGAGCGCGTTCTGATCGCCGCGCCACAGGCAGTTACACCCGGGGGGCTGCTGCAAGACACCTACGCGCAGCTCCAGCGCTTGCGCCTGCCGCTGGCGCTGGCCAGCGGACTCGGCGTTCTCGCCCTGGGCGGCCTCGGGCAGGTCGATTGGCGGGCGGCGCGGTTGTGGCTCAGCGGCGGCATCATCGCCGGCTACGTGGTGATGCTGGCCTTCATTCAGTACCGCATGGTCCGCTACCTGTTGCCGGCCTATCCGTTCATCCTCGTGACAGCCGCCGCCGCCTTGTGGCAAGTCGCCCGCCACTCGGCGACGCCATGGCGGCGAGTCGTGCCAGTGGCTGCGGCGGTGGTGCTGCTGTTCGTGTCGCGCTACTGGGGCACACGCGCCGGCCCGGGCAACGTGCTCGAAAGCAACCTCGAATTTCGCGACATGGTCTTCGTGCGCCGCGCCGCCGCGGCCTACCTTGAACAGCTGGCGCCGCGCGCCATTTTGGCGGCGTGGCCCGAGACGATGGAGCTGCGCTTCCCGTTCGAGGGCTACGTGACGCGCCCGCTTGCCGTGGTCGAGGATCCCCGGCACGACGCCGAGGTGCTCTACCTCTCGCCACAGTCGAGCGATCATGATCTGGCCGCCACGCTGCGCCACGCCCGGCCCGAGGTGACACTGCAACCGCTGCAGCGCTTCGAGCACCACGGCAAGTCGGTCGCCTTGTTCCGCATCGTCTCACCCCGCCCGTAGGGCAGAAATCTGCCCCGCGTCTGCAATGAGGACCCTTCAGGCGTGAAACTCGGCACGAATTACCGGACATGGCTGAGGGACAGCAGTTTCAGGTCAGGGAGCCGACCGGACCAAGAGGCGCCCCCTGACCGTCGAAGGGTTACATCGTCGCGGGCAAGACGCGAACCGCGAAAGCCTACTCACCGCAGAGGCCGCCGAGGACCGCAGAGGCTGACAGGGCTCCGCTTCTGCGCCGATCTTCCCGTTCCCTGCCCGCGCCGTACTGGAGGGCGCCTTGACACGGCCCCTCAGTGCCGTGGCGCAGTGGCGCCACGGCTGCTGACCATGGTGGTGTAGGCCCTTCGAGGCAGCTCACGACGGGCATCTTGCCTGCGGTCTTTCCTCCCGGTGGTGCAGGCATCTTGCCTGCGGTTCCTGACCCACCGAAGCCCAAGCCCCTCAGCCTCTCGCTGGCGCAGCCACCGCCGGGAACGCGGGCAGCTCGCAGGTGGCGCAGGCGTCCCCGCCTGCGATCCCTCGTCTCGGTGGCACCGGCGCCCCCGCCGGCAGTCCAGTCCGCTCTACCGGTGGCGCAGGCATCTTGCCTGCGGTCCCTGACCCACCCAAGCCCAAGCCGCTCAGTCCCTCGGTGGTGCAGGCATCTTGCCTGCGGTCCCTGACCCACCCAAACCCAAGCTGCTCAGTCCCTCGGTGGCGCAGGCGTCC
Proteins encoded in this region:
- a CDS encoding helix-turn-helix domain-containing protein, encoding MEKDDGILNSKEVARILDMSPDTVNEFARKSILPAFKAGRQWRFRRRDIASFKRQLQGADAA
- a CDS encoding MFS transporter codes for the protein MLTPRRPTLAILFVTVFVDLLGFGIVIPLLPYYARTFQASGLTAGAVIACYSAMQFVFAPLWGRLSDRIGRRPVMLMSLATSTLSYALFAGATDLTMLFASRVLAGVGGANVAVAQAFIADVTGEHERAKGMGLIGAAFGLGFVFGPAIGGLLAAYGHWAPGAAAALICGLNLLAAVFRLPESLAVARRRRAGFVHPLLQLRRVRGRPQLGVLLVAFCAAIFSFATMETTFSLLCATSLHLTATQIYWLFGYMGLTMSVVQGGIIGRLAQHVSERALVTGGCVLLALGLLATPFARPLVPLLLALAALAIGQGVVSPTLSSLISKTADAAEHGGVLGLSQATGSLARILGPLWGGLLFDWGGPLGPYLTTGTLMLLVTGLSLRLTRAQAAALTAPNPLAARAC
- the infC gene encoding translation initiation factor IF-3, translated to MPPTPDAHRINRYIRAPQVRLIGADGSQVGIVPLDDALRRAQEAELDLVEIAPTAQPPVCRILNYGKFKYQQHKKESEAKRKQTVTTVKELRLGYRTDTGDTQRQIERAREFIADGDRVKITLRFRGREMAYQDLGRQKLLGVCEALKDVASIEGSPKMEGRMMGVILAPGVKKKSVPRPPKEAAPKAEVKEAVAPTPTPQP
- a CDS encoding VOC family protein codes for the protein MSIQRLTHIGICVADMERSLRFYRDALGFTYLSEIRIGGEPTATLLQLPEVDLHACYLERDGTRIELLHYLSPGAVSAPRPRPLNQLGLTHVSLRVTNLNEVVDKLRAAGAAVIEPSHIDFPAFAAAAIFVTDPDGTLLELVQAPGDPALPPGAG
- a CDS encoding phosphoribosylglycinamide formyltransferase, with protein sequence MARVRLAVLLSGSGSTLQNLLDRIGDGRLDAEVVVVIGSRREAFGLERARNAGLPAIAVARKDYASVEAFNDALHQALSGYDFDLIVMAGFLSQFQLRGRYAERVLNIHPALIPAFCGQGFYGEKVHRAVIESGVKVSGCTIHFADDQYDHGPIILQGAVPVLDDDTPATLAARVHALENELYPQAITLWAAGRLRVEGRRVRVVP
- a CDS encoding alpha/beta fold hydrolase, which translates into the protein MPMLRANGISLYYELHGDGPPLVLLMGLAGNLAMWDPELIAALSRRFRLVLFENRGTGRSDKPDHPYTIKLFADDAAALLAGLGIARAHVLGASMGGMIAQQFALDHRQLVDRLILCCTTAGGGQATPPDVETLMAIANTDGLAPVDHTQRMRGFAFHHSFLTPDNVAYLDRKLIREVEHPTPPFALAHHFHAAIHFDVADRLGEIVQPTLVLVGREDRMVPAPNSLWLAQRIANADLIVYGNAGHGFMTERRAEVVRDITAFLAGE
- a CDS encoding CopD family protein — protein: MRWVIALHVIAVIMWVGPLLLLTQMLALHAGEEAPAVPALRRVEGRLFSSIVNPSAAVVLVTGLLILLSAPGVYLKAHWFHLKLSLAVILFVLHLRIFRRMLALHAQPEAVPARSFLTLHLIAAAAVVAVVILVIVQPF